A single genomic interval of Electrophorus electricus isolate fEleEle1 chromosome 2, fEleEle1.pri, whole genome shotgun sequence harbors:
- the LOC113575548 gene encoding protocadherin alpha-8-like, with protein sequence MATLVGQRFQWWIWYSLLLQFWRAVDGQIVYSISEEASPGTTVGNLAKDLQLNVQDLETRGFHIVTEAYKRYFDLNLKTGIVSVKERLNREKLCEFNTKCSIALEAVGKSPFNIYRFEVNVLDINDNSPVFRQSETILNISESAFSGERFALPIAYDADVGSNSVKSYKLSSNEHFSLDVHSGEQSVSAELVLQKALDREKQPVIQLTLTAVDGGKPARSGTMTIVINVLDVNDNIPVFSKSLYKARVHENAQPGTPVITVHASDSDEGMNGDIIYTFVNHDNGNVNAFAIHPEKGEIVVTGDIDYERKNAVELRVQAKDKGHNPRAALCKVLVEIIDVNDNIPEISVTSLVSTIREDAPVETTVGMITVIDNDAGKNGQVTLDAIGSVPFKIQKSYKNYYTLVVNGPLDRESASEHKIIITAADGGTPPLSSTSVITVHVSDVNDNAPRFAETTLNVYVKENNPVGAVVYTVSAFDSDVGDNARITYSIQSSKKSPITSIFNINSDSGNIHSLQSFNYEEIKTFQFKVQANDAGVPPLNSTVTLNVFILDENDNSPGVLAPYSEHGSVNTENIPYSAEAGYFVTKIRAVDADSGYNALLSYHISEPKGNNLFRIGTSSGEIRTKRRMSDNDLKTHPLVIMVSDNGEPSLSATVSIDVVVAESGSDIQPKLRHVPMKDESFSDLNLYLLIAIVSVSVIFLLSLISLIAVKCYRTDGSFSRYSAPVITTHPDGSWSYSKSTQQYDVCFSSDTLKSDVVVFPAPFPPADAELISINGGDTFNRTQTLPNKEKVRS encoded by the coding sequence ATGGCTACATTGGTGGGACAAAGGTTTCAGTGGTGGATATGGTATTCTCTGTTGCTTCAGTTCTGGAGAGCTGTGGATGGCCAGATTGTGTATTCCATTTCGGAAGAGGCAAGCCCCGGCACGACGGTGGGAAACTTAGCGAAGGATTTACAACTAAATGTTCAGGACCTTGAAACCCGAGGATTCCATATAGTTACCGAGGCTTATAAGAGGTATTTCGATCTGAATCTGAAAACTGGTATTGTCAGTGTTAAAGAGAGGCTAAACAGGGAAAAGCTTTGTGAATTTAATACAAAATGTTCTATAGCTTTAGAAGCTGTCGGTAAGTCACCATTTAACATTTATCGGTTTGAGGTGAACGTGTTGGATATTAACGACAATTCACCAGTATTTCGGCAGTCAGAGACGATTTTAAATATATCGGAATCAGCATTTTCAGGGGAAAGATTCGCCTTACCGATTGCATATGATGCGGATGTAGGAAGTAATTCGGTAAAGAGCTACAAGCTGAGCTCAAACGAACACTTTTCCCTGGATGTACATAGCGGAGAGCAGAGCGTGTCTGCTGAGTTAGTGCTACAGAAAGCTTTAGACCGAGAGAAGCAGCCTGTAATCCAGCTAACACTGACCGCAGTAGACGGTGGGAAACCTGCCAGATCAGGAACGATGACTATTGTTATAAACGTGCTGGATGTTAACGATAATATTCCGGTTTTCAGTAAATCCCTATATAAGGCTCGAGTTCACGAGAATGCACAGCCCGGTACTCCTGTAATTACTGTGCATGCTAGTGACTCTGATGAGGGTATGAACGGCgatattatttatacatttgttaACCACGACAATGGCAATGTAAACGCATTCGCAATACATCCAGAAAAAGGGGAAATTGTAGTGACCGGCGATATAGATTATGAACGAAAAAATGCAGTAGAACTTCGAGTGCAGGCGAAGGACAAGGGTCATAATCCAAGAGCTGCACTCTGTAAGGTCTTAGTAGAAATCATTGACGTTAACGATAATATCCCTGAAATATCGGTAACGTCGTTAGTTAGCACGATTAGAGAGGATGCACCGGTTGAAACTACGGTTGGTATGATTACGGTGATCGATAATGATGCTGGTAAAAACGGACAAGTAACCCTGGACGCCATAGGATCTGTTCCTTTTAAGATACAGAAGTCCTATAAGAATTATTATACATTAGTTGTAAATGGACCCCTCGACAGAGAAAGCGCATCTGAACATAAGATCATTATTACAGCTGCTGACGGAGGGACGCCGCCTCTGTCCAGCACCAGTGTCATTACGGTACACGTTTCTGACGTGAACGACAACGCGCCGCGCTTTGCAGAGACAACCCTTAACGTCTACGTAAAAGAGAACAATCCAGTGGGAGCTGTTGTTTATACAGTTTCTGCTTTTGATTCTGATGTAGGCGATAATGCCAGGATAACTTATTCAATACAAAGCTCAAAAAAGTCTCCCATAAcatctatttttaatatcaaTTCTGACAGTGGAAATATCCATAGTTTGCAGTCTTTTAACTATGAGGAAATCAAAACTTTTCAGTTTAAGGTTCAGGCTAATGACGCTGGTGTTCCTCCTCTGAACAGTACAGTGACTCTGAATGTGTTTATCTTGGATGAGAATGACAACAGTCCGGGGGTTCTCGCGCCGTATTCGGAACACGGCTCCGTTAACACAGAGAACATTCCATATTCCGCTGAAGCGGGTTATTTCGTCACCAAAATCAGAGCTGTGGACGCCGATTCTGGATATAATGCGCTTCTTTCTTATCACATTTCTGAACCCAAAGGAAACAACTTATTTCGCATCGGAACCAGCAGTGGGGAGATCAGGACTAAGAGGAGGATGAGTGACAAtgacctgaaaacacaccccCTGGTCATTATGGTTTCTGATAACGGAGAGCCCTCACTGTCAGCGACTGTGTCTATTGATGTCGTGGTTGCTGAAAGCGGGAGTGACATTCAACCAAAATTAAGACACGTGCCGATGAAGGATGAGAGTTTCTCGGATTTAAATCTGTATTTGCTGATCGCCATTGTGTCGGTGTCAGTGATCTTTTTACTGAGCCTCATCAGTTTGATAGCTGTGAAATGCTACAGGACAGACGGCAGTTTCAGCAGGTACAGCGCCCCAGTGATCACCACCCACCCTGACGGGAGCTGGTCTTACTCCAAATCTACTCAGCAGTATGACGTGTGTTTTAGCTCCGACACACTGAAGAGTGACGTAGTAGTTTTCCCTGCTCCGTTTCCGCCCGCAGATGCGGAACTGATCAGTATTAATGGAGGGGACACTtttaacagaacacaaacactccctAATAAAGAGAAGGTAAGATCTTGA
- the zgc:123181 gene encoding LOW QUALITY PROTEIN: protocadherin gamma-C4 (The sequence of the model RefSeq protein was modified relative to this genomic sequence to represent the inferred CDS: deleted 1 base in 1 codon), translated as MVFTWLYCRFSIASGQVVYSVSEESNPGTTVANLVKDLNLNVRDLEHREFQIVSGPNKRYFDVNVKTGILFLRERIDREVICGRSARCSLELEGNCQSPLSLYRFEVNVLDINDNAPVFHVPTLSLNVSEAALLGERLALPNAYDGDVGSNSLKGYKLSQNEHFSLDVQSGGEQSVSAELVLQKPLDREKQPVIHLILSAIDGGKPLNLGRQR; from the exons ATGGTTTTTACTTGGCTTTATTGCCGTTTCAGCATTGCGAGTGGGCAGGTTGTTTATTCCGTGTCGGAGGAGAGTAATCCTGGGACGACAGTTGCCAATTTAGTCAAAGATTTGAATCTGAATGTGCGAGATTTGGAGCATCGTGAATTTCAGATTGTCTCCGGTCCAAATAAAAGGTATTTCGatgtaaatgtgaaaacagGGATTTtatttctgagagagagaattgataGAGAGGTCATATGCGGGCGTAGCGCGAGGTGCTCGTTGGAGCTGGAGGGCAATTGCCAATCACCGTTAAGTCTGTATCGGTTTGAAGTAAATGTCTTAGATATTAATGACAATGCACCTGTATTTCACGTGCCAACGTTATCGCTAAATGTATCAGAGGCAGCTCTTCTTGGTGAGAGATTGGCTTTACCAAATGCATATGATGGCGATGTA GGCAGTAATTCATTAAAGGGATACAAGCTGAGTCAGAATGAACACTTTTCCCTGGATGTACAGAGCGGAGGAGAACAAAGTGTCTCCGCTGAGTTAGTGCTACAGAAACCTTTAGACCGAGAGAAACAGCCCGTGATCCATCTTATACTTTCCGCAATAGACGGAGGAAAACCCCTAAATCTGGGACGACAAAGATAA